The DNA segment CGGGCGGGCTTGGCCGCCTGCTGGCCCTGCGGTTGCGGCGCGCCACCCAAGGCACCTTGGGCCGCCGGGGGCACGGCATGACGGGCCGGGCGGGGCCGGGCGGGCTGGCGGGGCGATTCCGGAACCTCGGCAGGTTGCAGTTGCGGCTTGCGCCCGCCGGGCAGGCGGGCCTGCCGGGGCGGCAGCGCGGGGCGTGCCCCTTCCGGGCTGCGTGCCGCCGCGCCGTAATCGAACCCCTCGAAGCGGCAGCGGGTCACCGGGCCGCCCAGGGCGCGCTCGATATGGCGCACCGCCGTCTCGTCGCCGGGGGCCACCAGGGTCATGGCCGTGCCCGCGCGGGCGGCGCGTCCGGTGCGGCCGATGCGATGGATGTAGGCGTCCGCCGTGGCGGGCACGTCGTAGTTCACCACGTGGGTCACCCGCGAAATGTCCAGTCCGCGCGCGGCCACGTCGGTGGCCACCAGCACGGCGTAGCGCCCGGTGCGAAACCCGTCCAGGGTTGCCTGGCGCCGCCGTTGCGAAAGCTTGCCTTGCAGGCACCCCACGCGCAGCCCGGTTGAGGCCAGTTGCTGCCACAGGCGGCGCGCCCCGTGCCGGGTACGCACGAACACCAGCACCGCACCAGCCAGGGATCCGTCCTCGACGGCGTGCAGGGACGGATGGCCGCCGCGCGAGCCGTCATGCGGTACAACGGCTACGCCGTCATGCGGTACAACGGCTACGCCGTCACGCGGTACAACGGCTACGCCGTCACGCGGTACAACGGCTATGCCGTCATGCTCGGTGCCGCCTTCGGGGGTGTCCTCTCCATCGGGCAGGTCGGGCAAATCGGGGAGATCGGGTGGGTCGGGCAATACGGGCAGACCGGACACGCCGGGCAGCAGCCGGGCGCGCAGCATGGCCTTCAGCAGCGGGGTCTTGAGATGGGCGGGCACCGGATACAGGGCGTGGTCCACGGTGGCCGCCGGAGCCTGCGCGTCCACGCTGACGGTCACGGGGTCGCGCAGGGCCTCGCCCGCCAGGCCTTGCACGGCCTGGGGCAGCGTGGCGGAAAACAGCATGCGCTGGCACCGCGCGGGCACGGCGGCCAGCAACGCCCGCACGTCGGCCAGAAAGCCCAGTTCGAACAGCGAATCGCCCTCGTCCAGCACCAGCACGTCAAGGGCGGAAAGGTCCAGGTTGCCGCGCCGCAGGTGGTCCAGCAGCCGACCGGGGCAGGCCACCACGATCTCCACGCCGGTGCGCAGCCGCAGGGCCTGCGGCATGATGCCCACCCCGCCGTAGATGGTGGCGGAACGCAGGCGAGTCATGGAGCCAAGCCGCCGGATGTGATCGTGAATCTGCTCGGCCAGTTCTCGGGTGGGGGCCACCACCAGCGCCCGCAGCACCCCGCGCGGTCCTTCCAGCAGGCGTTGCAAGAGCGGCAATGCGTAGGCGGCTGTCTTGCCCGTGCCGGTGGCGGCCAGGGCCAGCACGTCGCGCCCGGACAGTGCGGCGGGAATGGCCCGGCGCTGCACGGGGGTGGGCAGGTGATAGCCCATGCTTTCCACCCCGGCCAGCAAGCGGGCGTCGAGGGGCAGTTCGGCGAAGGTCACGGCGGAAACACTCCGGAATGGCCGGGGGCCGGGCTGTTCGGACACGGAACGCGCAACGCGGCTGATACTACGTTGCCCCGGCGACCGTGGCAATGCCGGGAAACGACCGGACGCGCGGCCCGCCCCCCTGCCTGCCGTGCCATCCCGCCCGTCCCGCGCCTGCCCCCTGCCCCCGAAAAATTGGACAGCGGAGAACTGGACAACTGGACAACTGGACAGGGGGGCGCCCGGCATGGAACATTGCGCCTCCGTCTTTCCGGCCAACCCAACCGCCACGCCAACCGCCACGGAGCCCCCATGCTCGACCTGCTGTACCGTTTCGGCATCACCCCGCGCCGCCTGGCCACGGAATTTCCCCTGCCCGGCAGTCCGGAACGCTGCCTGACCCGCACGGCGGTGCAGGGCGACGACGGGCGGCTGTGGATGCTGGAACGGCTGGCCCCGGCGCAGGTGCCCCGGCGCGAGGCCATGGGCGACCTGCTGGCGCAACTGGCGGACCCTGCCGTGTCCGGCCCGGAACTGGCCCCGCTGGTGCCCGCCTACCTGCCGGTGGAGGATGACGCCGCGCATGAGCGCGCGCCGGATGGCGTTGCCCAGGGCGGAACCCCCATTGCCGAGGCCCCGTCGAATTCCGCCCTGCGCCATGTGCTGGCGGCGGACACCCCACCCCATGCCGGGTACTGGCAGCTTTCGCCCTTCGTGCCCGGCGCGGAACCGCCCCGCCCGGACTACCTGGACCATGCATGGCGCGGAACCGCCGTGGCCGCCCTGCTGCTGGCCCTGCACCGGGCCGGGGACAACCTGCCCGCCGGGCTGCCCCCCGCGCCGGTACCGCCGCTGCCTGCGTTCATCGCCGGGCTGCACGAGGCCGTGGCCCGCCGCATGCCGGAAGCCGCCCGCCGCCTGCACCCGGTGCGCGACGCGCTGGAAGCCCTGCCCGACGTGCTGGCCGCCCAGCCGGTGGTGCTGGCCCATGGCGACACCCACCCCCTGAATCTTATCTGGGCACCCTGCGGGGATGGCGACGCGACTCCACCATCCCCCAGCGGGCCCAATCCTTTGTCCGCGCTACGCGGGGTCATCGACTGGGAATTCGCGGGCGCGCAGCCCATGCTGTACGACGCCGCCAACTGCATCGGCTGCGTGGGGTTCGAGCATCCTTCCGGCCTTGGGCGCGGCTTTGCCGCCGGGCTTACCGCCACCTTGCGTGAAGGGGTGGCCCCGTACAGCCTTGCCGGGATACCGACGAAAACCCTGCGCCACCTGCCGCTGATGGTGCTGGCATCCCGCTTCGGGTGGCTGTCGGAATGGCTGCGCCGCAGCGACCGGGACATGCTGGAAATGGAGTTGGACTACTGCGACATCCTGCTGCACCACCGCCAGCAGTTGGCGGACATGTGGTGCGGCGGGTAGCCGTCCGCCGCTTTCGCCATGGGCACCCTGCCGCCCCAGAGCGCACCCTCCTTGCGCCTTCGCCCATCCCGCAAACACATCGCGCCCCCCTGTACTCCCGGCGCAGGCGTGCTATATCTGCCATGATGCCCGGACGGACGCGCCACTTCCGGCGCGCCGCCTCCGGCACGGGAGTGCGCACCATGTCCACCCTGCTTCAGTCCCCCTTCATCGAGACCGCAACGTCGACGCTGGCCGCGCTGGCGCAGCTCTTGCCCCTTTCCGCCCTGCTGGTGGCCGTCCTGCTGCTGCCCGCAACGGCCCGCGCCGCGCAGGCCGGCACACCACGGGCGCCAACCGGCACGACGGCTACCGCCGTGTTCGCCGGGGGCTGCTTCTGGTGCATGGAAAAACCCTTCGACCAGTTGGACGGCGTGCTGGAAACCACCTCCGGCTATACCGGCGGCAACGTGGATGCGCCCACCTACAAGCAGGTGTCCTCGGGCCTCACCGGGCATGCCGAGGCCCTGCGGGTAACCTACGACCCGGCCAGGGTAACCTACGAAACCCTGCTGGATGTCTTCTGGCGCAACGTGGACCCGCTGGACGCGGGCGGCCAGTTCTGCGACCGGGGCAGCCAGTACCGCTCGGCCATCTTCGTGGCCGATGCCGCGCAACACCATGCCGCCGAGGCCAGCAAGAAGGCCATCGAGGCGCGGTTGGGCAAACCCGTGGCCACCAGCATAGAAGACGCATCCACCTTCTGGCCCGCCGAGGAATACCATCAGGACTACTACCGCAAGAATCCCATCCGCTATGCCTACTACCGGACCGGCTGCGGACGCGACCGGCGGCTGGAACAGGTCTGGGGCGCGGAAAAGTGACCCGCGCGTGAGAGCATTTCCCGAAAACGAGAAAGGACGCCGCCCATGATGGGACGGCGTCCTTTCCGTTTATCTGTCCTCTTCCCGTACCAGGGCAGGTGGCACCGCCGAAGGCTTCATCCGCCCTCAACCGCACCGCCGTCGCCCGGTACAGCCCGGCATGCCTGCCCTATCCGATATACCCGGCAGTCCCGGCAAGTCATGCTCCCGGCGCGGCGTGTCCGTATTCGGGGGCAGCAGCCCCAGCCCGCCCAGCGTGCCGCCGTCGCCCAACAGTCCGGCGGCGTCGGCCCGGCAGCGGGCACAGTGGCGCATCTGCGGCAGATGGCGGCCCGCAGCAGCGCGCACGGCATCCATCATCTGCGGCCCCGGCGCGTTCACCCCGCCCAGCGGCGTGGACGCGACCGGGATCAGTCCGATGCAGTTCATCAGCGATGCCCCCAGCGCGGCGGCGCGCCGGGCAACCGCCTCCACGTGGGCATCGTTGACGCCAGGCACCACCACGGTGTTCACCTTCACGGCAATGCCCGCCCGCGCAAGGCGCGCCAGGCCTTCCTCCTGCCGGGCCAGCAGGTGCGCCGCCCCCTCCGCGCCATGCAGCGCGCGGCCATCATCCGCCGTCACATGCGCATACAGGCGCGCGCCCAGTTCCGGGTCCACGGCGTTCAGGGTCACGGTAACGTGCCCCACGCCCAGCGCGGCCAGCGCATCCACATGCTCCGGCAGAGCCAGCCCGTTGGTGGACAGGCACAGCAGCAGGCCCGGATGCGCCCGGCGTACAAGGGCCAGGGTTTCCAGCGTGGGGCCGGGGTCCGCCAGCGGGTCCCCCGGTCCGGCAATGCCCACCACCGAAAGGTGCGGCAGGGCCGCCACGGCCCGGTCCACCAGTTGCGCGGCCTCTGCCGGGTTCAGCACGCGGCTGGTCACGCCGGGGCGCGATTCGTTGACGCAGTCGTGCCGCCGGTCGCAGTACCCGCAACGGATGTTGCAGGCCGCCGCCACCGGCAGGTGGATGCGCGCATGCGTTGCGTGCGCCCCGGCGGTAAAGCACGGGTGGCGCGAATCGCCCGCGCTCATCGCGGTTGCCGCCCCATGCCGATGCAGTCCTGCGGGCACGAGCCGATACAGTCCCCGCAGTTGGTACAGTTGGTTTCCCCGGGCCGCGTGGCCATGTAGCAGACCTTGCGGCACTTGTCGCAACCGTTGCAGGCGTCGGTCTTGTACACCGCAAACGGGGCGAAACGGCGCACCACTTCCAGCACCCCGCCCGCCGGGCAGGCAAAACGGCACCACGCGGCGGACACCGCCACACCCAACGACAGAATGCCCACCACCGTCCATGTGCGCACCAGCCACAGCGGCATGGCGTGCTCGAAGGTAAGGGCCACCGCGCCAAGGAATTCCCCGGTGCGGATGGGCACGTTGACGCGCGGCTGCCCCAGTACGAAGTAGGCCCACAGGGCCAGCGCCAGTCCGCCGTACTTGCCGAAGGGCAGCAGGCGCGCGGCCAGTCCGCCGGGCTTCAGGCGCAACGGCGCAAACAGGCCAAGCAGGCGGTTCACCGTGCCGCCGGGGCAGGCCCACCCGCAGAAGGCACGGCCGAACAGCGCCGCCAGCGCCAGCCACCCGGCCCACACGCCCCAGAACATGGTGAACAGCCGCCCGTGGCAGGCCACCACCGGACAGTTCTGGCAACTGATGTACGGCACCACGAACGGACAGCGAAAGATGCCGTAGAACGACCACTGGCCGATCACCAGCAGCATGACGACCTGCACCGCCCGGTTCCACAGGCGCAGGGTGCGGGCGCGCGCGCCCTGACGCACGGCGCGGGGCTTCAGTTCCGTCAGGTTCGCCGCGCCGCCCGCCGCAGGCGCGGTGTTCACGCCCGCATCAGACATCCTTCACCCCCAGCTTTTCCACCAGTTCCTGCCCGCGCGGCGAAATGGCAGGGATGAACCCGGCCCGCTCGAAGTGCGCCTGCCCGTCGGGAGACGTTACCCATGCCACATAGTCGTCGGCCAGGGCGCGGTCGCGCGCTTCCTGCATGACGCCCACGGTGAAGGTGAGCGGCGGCGGCGGAAACAGCCCGGCGGGAATTTCCACGATGTCCAGCCTGCCCGCGAACTGGGGCAAGCGGGTGACCCGCAGTTCCACGATCATGGCGTCGGCCTTGCCGGTGGTCACCGCCTCCACCGAACGCTGCACGCAGGTGCCGGGGTCGGCCACGTTGGCCATCACCGCATCCAGGCAGCCAGCCTTCTTGAGCAGCCCGACCACCGCCGCGCCGCCGGGGGGCGAGGCCTCTGGCGCCATGGCCACCCGCACCCCCTTGCGGGCCATGTCGTCCACGGAGCGCACGTTGCCCGGATTGCCCGTGGGCGTGACAATGACGTAGCTGGTGAAGCACAGCGGCTTGAAATAGGCCATCCGGCCTTCCGCGCGCAGCTTTTTGGCAAGATCCAGCACCCGCCCGGCGAACACCTCTGTCGAGCCGCTGCCCAGCAGGGACTTGCCCAGCGCCGCCGCAAACGCCCCGGTGTACACCACCGCCGCGCCGCTGCGCCGCTCGTACTCCGCATGGGCGGGCTGCATGGCTTCCGCCAGCCCCCCGCACGACCATACCTGCAACCTGCCGCCGGGGAATGGCGCGGCCTGCGCCGCCCCCGGCAACGAGGCGGCGGCCAGCCCCGCCACCCCGGTCAGCGAGGCGCGCAGAAACCCGCGCCGCCCCTCGTTCTGCAACTGACGCATGAACACCTCCGCGTGTACTGTGTAGTGGCGCCCACCCTATACGTCGCGCGGCGCACCCACAAAGCGGAATAGTCAATTCATTCAGCGCCATTCGATAGTCACAGCCTATACAAACAGCCGGACGGATGATGCTTTCCGCGACACTCCGAAGTCCTCGGCCCGCCGAATATTTACGGATGCAGTCACGAATCTTCAAAAATTCCTGCGAAGAATTTGCCGCGCCATTCCTGAATGCAGTGCCACTGCAACACAGCCATGCTGCATACCCTGCTTCGCACCTTGACGAGGGCGACGAAAGGCGGTGTAGTCCTCCACAGTCCCCCCTGCCCCGCAGGGATGGGACCGCAGGCCATCCCGCGCCCGCACATGCCGGGCAGCATCCCTCACCTCACGTGCAATCCGGAGGCATCATGAAGGCTTACAAGCAGTACATCGATGGTTCCCTGGTTTCCTCCAGCAGCAAGGACGTCATAGAGGTCGAAAACCCGTTCACCGGCAAGATCGTATCCACCGTGCCCAACGGCAACGAGGCCGACGCCGGGCGCGCGCTTGATGCGGCCCGCGCCGCGCAGCCCGCCTGGGCGGCCCGCAGCGCCCCCGACCGCGCGGGATACCTGAAGAAAATGGCGGAGCTCATCCGCAAGCACCGCGTTGATCTGGCCCATATCCTGGTGGAAGAGCAAGCCAAGGTGCTGCCGCTGGCGCAGGTGGAAATCGACGTCACCGCCGAATACTTCGACTACTACGCCGGATGGGCGCGCATCTACGAAGGCGAGATCATCCAGAGCGACCGCCCGCGCGAGAGCATCTTTCTGATGCGCAAGCCGGTGGGCGTATCCGTGGGCATCTGCCCGTGGAACTTCCCGTTCTTCGTCATGGCCCGCAAGGTGGCCCCGGCGCTGCTCACCGGCAACGCGGTGGTCATCAAGCCAAGCTCGGTCGCCCCCAACACCATCATGGCCTTTGCCGAACTGCTGACCGGGCTGGACCTGCCGCACGGCGTCCTCAACATCATCACCGGCGCGGGCGGCACGCTGGGCGAAGCGCTGGTGCGCAGCCCCATTCCGGGCATCATTTCGCTGACCGGCAGCGTGGAGGCGGGCCAGCGGGTCATTGCCTCGTCCGCCAAGAACATCACCAAAACCTCGCTGGAACTGGGCGGCAAGGCCCCGGCCATCGTCTGCGCCGACGCCGACCTGGAACTTGCCGCCAAGGCGGTGGTGGCCTCTCGCGTGATCTTCAGCGGGCAGGTGTGCAACTGCGCCGAACGGCTGTACGTGGACGCGCGCATCGCCGACCAGTTCACCGACATGCTGGCCAAGGCCTTCAAGGCCGTGACCTACGGCGACCCCATGGCCGCCACGGCCCCGGACATGTCCAGCCAGGTCAGCGCGGAACAGCAGAAGAAGGTGGCGGACATGGTGCAACGCGCCGTGGAGGACGGGGCGCACGTGATCACCGGCGGGCACATCCCGGATACGCCGACCGGCCACTTCTACCAGCCCACCCTGCTGGGCGGCTGCCGCCAGGCCATGGAGATCGTGCAGCAGGAAATCTTCGGCCCGGTGCTGCCGGTGCTGACCTTCACGGACCTCGACGAGGCCATCGCCCTGGCCAACGACAGCGACTACGGCCTGACCTCGTCCATCTTCACCACCAACGTGAACAGCGCCATGTACGCCATGAACCGCCTGAAGTTCGGCGAGACGTACGTCAACCGCGAGCACTTCGAGGCCATGCAGGGCTTCCACGCCGGGTGGCGCAAGTCCGGCATCGGCGGGGCCGACGGCAAGCACGGCCTGATGGAATACCTGCAAACCCACATCAGCTACGTGCAGTGGTAGACGGGGCGCAGGCGCGGAAAGGACCGCGAACGCCATTCCCGGCATCGGATATTACCGGCTGAACGCTTGGTATTGCCCACTCCACCAACAAAAACCGGCTCCCCTCGCGGGGAGCCGGTTCCTTTTTCATTTCGTCGTGACGCGCCCTCAGGCAAACAGGCCATTTGCCTTTGGGTGGCGTTGGCACTGCGGAGATTTTTGTTCTCTGCCGAGGAAGAACGATTTTTTATGAAAGGAGTGTACTCTTCTCGTACTCGACTGGAATAAAAAACTTTTCTGACGCAGGCAGGGGACAAAAGGACCGCAGTGGCAACGGCTGCCGCCCCCTAATCGCCCATGGATTCTTTAGGGAGTATCCACACCATCAGCATCTGCTGTTCCGGCTTGGTCAGGTCGATCTGCGACATGCGGCACAGGTCGTAGGCGTTGCGCAGAAAGGCCTTGCCCACCTCGCGCAGGTTCACGCCGTCCTGCTCGTTGAGGGGGTAGCCCCCGCGCGCAATGCCCACCAGCACGAAATTCACGTGGCCCCGCGCGATGGGCAGGCCCGCCTCGACGCACCGGTCGCGCACGTTGCGCGAGGTGGTGGTCATGAAGAACCCGTTGGCGTTGACTTCTTCCACGATGATGCCCAGCAGCTGCCGGAAATGGTCGGGCCGCAGCAGGGGCATGTCGGTCAGGCGATGCACCTTCAGGGCAAAGTCGTACAGGTCGGGGTAGCGCGAGCGAAAGTCGTCGTGGGCGTCGCGTTCCTCGGGCTGTTCGTGGCGTTCCGGATCGTACAGGTAGCCGGGGGGCACCGCCGAAAATTCCAGCCCCTTCAGGTCCAGCGCGTCCAGCAGGTCGCGCAGGCGACCGTAGCCGAACCAGTCCGTGCCGGGGTCCACCTCGCGCTGAAGGGTCTGGGCCAGCGAGGCAACGCCCACGGCGGCAGGGGCATCGGCCACGATGCGGCGCACCACCTCGGCCACGCGGGCCAGGCGCTCGCCGTTGCCGCGCGGGGCATACGGGGCGGGCGCGGACACGGGCTCCGCCGGGCGTTCGTCTTCAAGGGCCTGCTGCACGAACCAGTCTTCGCGGATGCGCCACGAGGCGGCGGCGGTGTACGCGGGCGAGGTGTAGCCCACGGAAAGCACCAGCGGACGGCGGGCGTGCTCCTGCAACCGGATGAGCAGCGGTGTGAAGTCCGCGTCGCCGGAAAGAATGATGAACTCGTCGAAGCGGGTGGAGTGGTTCAGCGCATCCATGCAGTCCATGACCAGATGGATGTCGGCGCTGGTCTTGCCCTGATTGGTCAGCGGCGGGCAGTCCACCACCTGGAAGGCGGCGCGGATGAAGAACGGACGGAATTCGTGGAAGCACTGCGGATTCATGTAGCAGATGCGCTTCAGAATGCGGCGGCGCACGCCGTCGCCGTACAACATGCGCAGGGCATGGCCTTCTATCCACTTCACCCAGCGCTGGGGGTTGGTGGCGAAAGCGCGGGCGACATCTTCGTCCTGTTCGCGCAGGCGGGAATAGATATTGTCGAAATCCACATACAGCGCGGCATATACTTCATCGAAGCCGGTAAATCGGCCCATGTGCATCTCCTGTGGGGGAAAACGTACGGTCAATTCGCTGGATATCTTACACCCATGCGATGGATGCGGCAACGGAAACATCGGCAGGCGCGGAGTAGACACTTACCACGCGAGACAAGAACAAATCACACGGTCCGACATTTCTTCACACACGTCCCATCCGTCT comes from the Nitratidesulfovibrio sp. genome and includes:
- a CDS encoding phosphotransferase, with translation MLDLLYRFGITPRRLATEFPLPGSPERCLTRTAVQGDDGRLWMLERLAPAQVPRREAMGDLLAQLADPAVSGPELAPLVPAYLPVEDDAAHERAPDGVAQGGTPIAEAPSNSALRHVLAADTPPHAGYWQLSPFVPGAEPPRPDYLDHAWRGTAVAALLLALHRAGDNLPAGLPPAPVPPLPAFIAGLHEAVARRMPEAARRLHPVRDALEALPDVLAAQPVVLAHGDTHPLNLIWAPCGDGDATPPSPSGPNPLSALRGVIDWEFAGAQPMLYDAANCIGCVGFEHPSGLGRGFAAGLTATLREGVAPYSLAGIPTKTLRHLPLMVLASRFGWLSEWLRRSDRDMLEMELDYCDILLHHRQQLADMWCGG
- a CDS encoding radical SAM protein, encoding MSAGDSRHPCFTAGAHATHARIHLPVAAACNIRCGYCDRRHDCVNESRPGVTSRVLNPAEAAQLVDRAVAALPHLSVVGIAGPGDPLADPGPTLETLALVRRAHPGLLLCLSTNGLALPEHVDALAALGVGHVTVTLNAVDPELGARLYAHVTADDGRALHGAEGAAHLLARQEEGLARLARAGIAVKVNTVVVPGVNDAHVEAVARRAAALGASLMNCIGLIPVASTPLGGVNAPGPQMMDAVRAAAGRHLPQMRHCARCRADAAGLLGDGGTLGGLGLLPPNTDTPRREHDLPGLPGISDRAGMPGCTGRRRCG
- a CDS encoding 4Fe-4S binding protein — protein: MNTAPAAGGAANLTELKPRAVRQGARARTLRLWNRAVQVVMLLVIGQWSFYGIFRCPFVVPYISCQNCPVVACHGRLFTMFWGVWAGWLALAALFGRAFCGWACPGGTVNRLLGLFAPLRLKPGGLAARLLPFGKYGGLALALWAYFVLGQPRVNVPIRTGEFLGAVALTFEHAMPLWLVRTWTVVGILSLGVAVSAAWCRFACPAGGVLEVVRRFAPFAVYKTDACNGCDKCRKVCYMATRPGETNCTNCGDCIGSCPQDCIGMGRQPR
- a CDS encoding substrate-binding domain-containing protein, with protein sequence MRQLQNEGRRGFLRASLTGVAGLAAASLPGAAQAAPFPGGRLQVWSCGGLAEAMQPAHAEYERRSGAAVVYTGAFAAALGKSLLGSGSTEVFAGRVLDLAKKLRAEGRMAYFKPLCFTSYVIVTPTGNPGNVRSVDDMARKGVRVAMAPEASPPGGAAVVGLLKKAGCLDAVMANVADPGTCVQRSVEAVTTGKADAMIVELRVTRLPQFAGRLDIVEIPAGLFPPPPLTFTVGVMQEARDRALADDYVAWVTSPDGQAHFERAGFIPAISPRGQELVEKLGVKDV
- the msrA gene encoding peptide-methionine (S)-S-oxide reductase MsrA encodes the protein MSTLLQSPFIETATSTLAALAQLLPLSALLVAVLLLPATARAAQAGTPRAPTGTTATAVFAGGCFWCMEKPFDQLDGVLETTSGYTGGNVDAPTYKQVSSGLTGHAEALRVTYDPARVTYETLLDVFWRNVDPLDAGGQFCDRGSQYRSAIFVADAAQHHAAEASKKAIEARLGKPVATSIEDASTFWPAEEYHQDYYRKNPIRYAYYRTGCGRDRRLEQVWGAEK
- the aldA gene encoding aldehyde dehydrogenase, with product MKAYKQYIDGSLVSSSSKDVIEVENPFTGKIVSTVPNGNEADAGRALDAARAAQPAWAARSAPDRAGYLKKMAELIRKHRVDLAHILVEEQAKVLPLAQVEIDVTAEYFDYYAGWARIYEGEIIQSDRPRESIFLMRKPVGVSVGICPWNFPFFVMARKVAPALLTGNAVVIKPSSVAPNTIMAFAELLTGLDLPHGVLNIITGAGGTLGEALVRSPIPGIISLTGSVEAGQRVIASSAKNITKTSLELGGKAPAIVCADADLELAAKAVVASRVIFSGQVCNCAERLYVDARIADQFTDMLAKAFKAVTYGDPMAATAPDMSSQVSAEQQKKVADMVQRAVEDGAHVITGGHIPDTPTGHFYQPTLLGGCRQAMEIVQQEIFGPVLPVLTFTDLDEAIALANDSDYGLTSSIFTTNVNSAMYAMNRLKFGETYVNREHFEAMQGFHAGWRKSGIGGADGKHGLMEYLQTHISYVQW
- a CDS encoding NYN domain-containing protein gives rise to the protein MGRFTGFDEVYAALYVDFDNIYSRLREQDEDVARAFATNPQRWVKWIEGHALRMLYGDGVRRRILKRICYMNPQCFHEFRPFFIRAAFQVVDCPPLTNQGKTSADIHLVMDCMDALNHSTRFDEFIILSGDADFTPLLIRLQEHARRPLVLSVGYTSPAYTAAASWRIREDWFVQQALEDERPAEPVSAPAPYAPRGNGERLARVAEVVRRIVADAPAAVGVASLAQTLQREVDPGTDWFGYGRLRDLLDALDLKGLEFSAVPPGYLYDPERHEQPEERDAHDDFRSRYPDLYDFALKVHRLTDMPLLRPDHFRQLLGIIVEEVNANGFFMTTTSRNVRDRCVEAGLPIARGHVNFVLVGIARGGYPLNEQDGVNLREVGKAFLRNAYDLCRMSQIDLTKPEQQMLMVWILPKESMGD
- a CDS encoding DEAD/DEAH box helicase, coding for MTFAELPLDARLLAGVESMGYHLPTPVQRRAIPAALSGRDVLALAATGTGKTAAYALPLLQRLLEGPRGVLRALVVAPTRELAEQIHDHIRRLGSMTRLRSATIYGGVGIMPQALRLRTGVEIVVACPGRLLDHLRRGNLDLSALDVLVLDEGDSLFELGFLADVRALLAAVPARCQRMLFSATLPQAVQGLAGEALRDPVTVSVDAQAPAATVDHALYPVPAHLKTPLLKAMLRARLLPGVSGLPVLPDPPDLPDLPDLPDGEDTPEGGTEHDGIAVVPRDGVAVVPRDGVAVVPHDGVAVVPHDGSRGGHPSLHAVEDGSLAGAVLVFVRTRHGARRLWQQLASTGLRVGCLQGKLSQRRRQATLDGFRTGRYAVLVATDVAARGLDISRVTHVVNYDVPATADAYIHRIGRTGRAARAGTAMTLVAPGDETAVRHIERALGGPVTRCRFEGFDYGAAARSPEGARPALPPRQARLPGGRKPQLQPAEVPESPRQPARPRPARHAVPPAAQGALGGAPQPQGQQAAKPARSQGTPGTAGHAGQDARGKSGRDGMGREGGGRGSFGSSGGGSGPQSAN